A window of the Cicer arietinum cultivar CDC Frontier isolate Library 1 chromosome 6, Cicar.CDCFrontier_v2.0, whole genome shotgun sequence genome harbors these coding sequences:
- the LOC101496640 gene encoding protein RTF1 homolog, which yields MADLENMLLEAAGRKNSPVRKRNKVRNSRTKHEGASFSDGGSDDSKEEDSDKVTCNASKRPTTCASNVPLKKRLELEVSKRGNNNNNENGNKGKGSDQLKDEREDDDSSEEFDLGNDLYKNEGDKQRLAKMTELEREMILSDRATKKSDKEIKDKFRMKRENAIGKPKASSNSNHSSPLPSSTKIRSSARHAEKTAAKGDVLSELRAKRMKQQTLDNNNGKSEIGSSSSSSKGAMKKKQKMTETKLEIISPSSSSQSESTVRSESERESSDDDGELVDSDDDKNMDELDKPTFEDIKEITIRRSRLVKWLNEPFFEELMVGCFVRIGIGKSEKGPIYRLCMVQRVDCGDPKKHYKVENRVTHKYLICVWGSENSAAKFQVAVASDSSPLEKEFKQWLREVERTCSHMPSKQNVLEKKEAIRRTNTYVYSAATVKQMLEEKKSAPSRPLNVAVEKDRLKNEMEIAKSKNDEAWIDRINAKLEDLEASRRARETDVKAIRLTEMNRKNRVENFKSLSEYRQMNANLKEGEEGYDPFSRRWTRSRNYYNENQGKEIKGEKDENDKGKEKIVGVEETKESLEAAANAGKLIDTIAPVDCGTESNMLHDFELSISLVELKSFGGKQELRRNVFFDRKQKIEATVGYQVPENDGRKHALTLTISDYKRRRGLL from the coding sequence ATGGCAGACTTGGAAAACATGCTTCTTGAGGCAGCCGGTAGGAAGAATTCCCCGGTGAGAAAGCGAAACAAGGTTCGAAACTCGAGAACGAAACATGAGGGTGCATCATTCTCAGATGGTGGAAGTGATGATTCCAAAGAGGAAGACTCTGATAAAGTTACTTGTAATGCAAGCAAAAGGCCAACAACATGTGCATCTAATGTTCCATTGAAGAAGAGGTTGGAATTAGAAGTAAGCAAAAgaggtaataataataataatgagaatgGAAACAAAGGAAAAGGAAGTGATCAATTGAAAGATGAAAGAGAAGATGATGATAGCAGTGAAGAATTTGATCTTGGTAATGATCTTTACAAGAATGAAGGTGATAAACAAAGGCTTGCAAAGATGACAGAACTTGAAAGAGAAATGATTTTATCAGATAGAGCAACCAAGAAAAGTGACAAagagataaaagataaattcaGAATGAAAAGGGAAAATGCAATTGGAAAACCAAAAGCTTCTTCTAATTCTAATCATTCATCACCTCTTCCTTCGTCTACCAAGATTCGTTCATCGGCTAGACATGCCGAGAAAACAGCTGCGAAAGGCGATGTTTTAAGCGAATTGCGAGCGAAAAGGATGAAGCAACAAACACTAGACAACAACAATGGAAAATCAGAAATAGGGTCAAGTAGTAGTAGTAGCAAAGGAGCAATGAAGAAGAAGCAGAAGATGACAGAAACTAAGTTAGAAATTATTAGTCCAAGTAGCTCTAGTCAAAGTGAGAGTACTGTCAGGTCTGAAAGTGAAAGAGAATCTTCTGACGACGACGGCGAATTGGTTGACAGTGATGATGATAAGAACATGGATGAATTAGATAAACCAACATTTGAGGATATAAAGGAAATTACCATTAGAAGATCAAGGCTTGTAAAATGGCTGAATGAACCATTTTTTGAGGAACTAATGGTTGGTTGTTTTGTTAGAATTGGTATAGGAAAATCAGAAAAAGGACCTATTTATAGACTTTGCATGGTTCAAAGAGTTGATTGTGGTGACCCTAAGAAACACTATAAGGTAGAAAATAGAGTCACACATAAGTATCTAATTTGTGTATGGGGAAGTGAAAATTCTGCTGCTAAATTTCAAGTAGCTGTGGCTTCAGATTCTTCACCATTAGAGAAAGAGTTCAAACAATGGTTAAGAGAAGTTGAGAGAACATGCAGCCATATGCCTAGTAAGCAAAATGTGTTGGAAAAGAAGGAAGCAATAAGAAGAACAAACACATATGTTTACTCAGCAGCCACAGTGAAACAAATGTTGGAGGAGAAAAAAAGTGCACCATCTAGGCCGTTGAATGTTGCGGTCGAAAAGGATCGTTTGAAGAACGAGATGGAAATAGCGAAAAGCAAAAATGACGAGGCGTGGATTGATAGGATAAACGCAAAGTTGGAAGATTTGGAAGCGTCGCGTCGAGCTCGAGAGACCGATGTTAAGGCTATTAGGCTTACTGAAATGAACCGAAAGAATCGCGTTGAGAATTTTAAAAGCTTGTCTGAGTATAGACAGATGAATGCAAATTTGAAAGAAGGAGAGGAAGGGTATGATCCCTTTTCTAGGAGGTGGACAAGGTCAAGAAATTACTACAATGAAAATCAAGGAAAAGAGATTAAAggagaaaaagatgaaaatgataaGGGGAAAGAAAAAATTGTTGGTGTTGAGGAAACAAAAGAATCACTGGAAGCTGCTGCTAATGCAGGGAAGTTAATTGATACTATTGCTCCTGTGGATTGTGGAACAGAATCAAATATGTTGCATGATTTTGAATTGTCAATTTCATTGGTTGAACTTAAGAGTTTTGGTGGAAAACAAGAACTAAGAAGAAATGTGTTTTTTGATAGGAAACAAAAAATAGAAGCAACAGTTGGTTATCAAGTTCCTGAAAATGATGGGAGAAAACATGCTCTTACATTAACCATTAGTGACTACAAGAGAAGAAGAGGGCTTCTTTGA